A genomic segment from Triticum dicoccoides isolate Atlit2015 ecotype Zavitan chromosome 1A, WEW_v2.0, whole genome shotgun sequence encodes:
- the LOC119309520 gene encoding uncharacterized protein LOC119309520 gives MVFKFIVYKVLFSMGNIGLMFLFFMGNVGLMFYMKTPSGLATVCRRIEHVHMVKMYHGSCSDRSDVQPVVLLHAREAHVHLLQRIDGRPGVLLHASEAQNQPGVLQARQPHVRPLR, from the exons ATGGTCTTCAAGTTCATCGTCTACAAG GTCCTCTTCTCCATGGGCAACATCGGCCTCATGTTCCTCTTCTTCATGGGCAATGTCGGCCTCATGTTCTACATGAAGACACCATCAGGATTAGCTACAGTATGCAGAAGAATTGAACATGTGCATATGGTCAAGATGTACCATGGTTCATGTTCAGATCGAAGTGATGTCCAGCCAGTGGTACTTCTTCATGCAAGGGAGGCTCATGTTCATCTTCTCCAGCGAATTGATGGCCGGCCTGGAGTACTTCTTCATGCAAGTGAGGCTCAAAACCAACCTGGGGTTCTTCAAGCAAGGCAGCCTCATGTTCGTCCTCTACGGTGA